In the genome of Planococcus donghaensis, the window TTTCTCGAAAATCGACCGATTTTCACAAAAGTGAAAGACGAACCACCAACACGGTATGTCAGTGGTTCACATGTTGAGCGTGCACTTATCGCAAACGGTAGCACGATTGTGGGAGATGTAATTGATAGTCTTATAAGTCGTGGAGTGTATATTAAAAAAGGGGCACGTGTAGAAAATTGCATTATCATGCAAAAAAGTACAGTGGAAGAAAATTGCGACTTAGCTTATGTAATTGCTGATAAAGATGTATATATCGGCGAAGGAGTGGTGTTACACGGAACGCCAGAACGACCGATTGTTCTCCGCAAAGGGGCAAATGTTACGAAGGAGGATATACGATGAAGATTGTAATGGCAGCAGCAGAATGTGCGCCTTTTGCAAAAGCTGGAGGGTTAGCTGATGTATTAGGAGCATTACCGAAAGAGCTTAGCAGATTAGGCCATGAAATCACTGTAATTATACCCAAATATAGTGTGATAGCCGATAAGTATGTGTCAGAATTTGTTCTTAAAGAAACAATCGAAATTCCTTTTAAAGGACAACAAAAAACCTTTCGAGTTTTTCAATACGAACAAGCTGGTGTTGACTACCTTTTTATGGAACATAATGACTATTTTGAACGAGATCAAATTTATGGACAGTCAGACGATGCGGAACGTTATGCCTTTTTTAACCGAACCGTACTTGAGATTGTTCAACAGCGTAACTTAAATCCAGACATTATTCATGTTCATGATTGGCATACGGCTGCAATTCCATTTTTATTAAGAGAAGATGCGCGTTATCAATCGATTAAGTCAGCTAAAGCTGTTTTGACCATTCATAACCTGCAATTCCAAGGCAAGTACTCGAAACAAACGTTTTTAGAAAACTTCGAAATGGATGCACGTTATTATGACGAAGGACCGGTAGAGTGGGATGGCAATTTCAACGCGTTAAAGACCGGCATTTTCTATGCAGATAAAGTAACGACTGTGAGTCCTACTTACCGAGATGAAATTTTAACCGATTTTTATGGCGAAAAGTTGAATGGCTTTTTACAAGAAAAAGAGCAAGATTTAATCGGGATTTTAAATGGCATCGATTTAGAAGTTTACAATCCAGCTGCGGATTCATCCATTGCACGAGAATTTGATGTAATGAGTATGGAAGGTAAGCAAGTTAACAAACGTGCTATTCAGTTGAAAGCAGGGTTGCCAGAGCGAGGAGATGTTCCATTATTAACGATGATCTCGAGACTCTCAGGACAAAAGGGCATCGATGTTTTGCAGGAAGTACTTCCAGACTTATTATCAAACGAAGACGTTCAATTTGTATTATTAGGATCTGGAGAAGAGCAGTACGAAGCATTTTTCAAAGAACTAGACATTGATTTTCCAGGTCAAGTTTCAATCTATATAGGCTTTGATGAAGCGTTTGCCCATTTACTATACGCAGGAGCGGATATCTTCTTAATGCCTTCGCATTTTGAACCTTGCGGACTAAGTCAATTAATCTCAATGCGGTATGGAACTGTTCCTGTAGCTAATAAAACAGGAGGATTAAAAGACACAGTAATAGAGTATGATGAAAATTTAAAATCAGGAAATGGATTTTTAAGTGATTTTTCAAAAGACGAGTCATTTGATAGTGCTTTGCAGCGTTGCTTGAGTTTTTA includes:
- a CDS encoding glycogen synthase → MKIVMAAAECAPFAKAGGLADVLGALPKELSRLGHEITVIIPKYSVIADKYVSEFVLKETIEIPFKGQQKTFRVFQYEQAGVDYLFMEHNDYFERDQIYGQSDDAERYAFFNRTVLEIVQQRNLNPDIIHVHDWHTAAIPFLLREDARYQSIKSAKAVLTIHNLQFQGKYSKQTFLENFEMDARYYDEGPVEWDGNFNALKTGIFYADKVTTVSPTYRDEILTDFYGEKLNGFLQEKEQDLIGILNGIDLEVYNPAADSSIAREFDVMSMEGKQVNKRAIQLKAGLPERGDVPLLTMISRLSGQKGIDVLQEVLPDLLSNEDVQFVLLGSGEEQYEAFFKELDIDFPGQVSIYIGFDEAFAHLLYAGADIFLMPSHFEPCGLSQLISMRYGTVPVANKTGGLKDTVIEYDENLKSGNGFLSDFSKDESFDSALQRCLSFYQQSDHWEAIKKNGMKGDYSWSRSAAEYAELYERLI